Sequence from the Lysobacter solisilvae genome:
GCTGGCACGCGTGTTCGAGCACGGCGCACGAATGCGCGCCGACCTGGAAGGCACGGTGTAAGCCATGGCCATCCTGGTCCACCTCGACGACAAGCTGCATGAGCGCCGCATGACGCTCACCGAACTGGCCGCGCGCGTCGACATCACCGTCGCCAACCTGTCGATCCTGAAGACCGGCAAGGCCAAGGCCATCCGCTTCTCCACGCTCGAGGCGATCTGCGCGGCGCTCGAGTGCCAGCCCGGCGACCTGCTCGCCTTCGATCCCACGCAGCCGCCCCAGGAGTAAGCACATGACCGCCCTCGCCCGCTTCTTCGCTTCCGACTCCCAGCGCCACGACGGCGTCCGCCCGGTACAGATCTGGGGCCTGCGCCTGTTCTTCTTCCTGATGCTGGTCTTCGTCACGCCCTTCGCCTGGCGCGTGCTGCTGACGCACGAGGGGCCCTGGGACCCGCTGCGCGCGATCGCGTTCGCCGTGTGGGCGACCTATCCCGCGCTCGCCTTCTTCGGGTTGCTCAATCCCCTGCGCTGGTTGCCGCTGATGTTCTTCACCATCGGCTACAAGGCGGTATGGCTGGCCTTCGTCGCCTATCCGCTGTGGCAGGCCGGCACGCTCTGGGGCACGCCCACCGGCGAGATCGCGAGCTCGTTCCTCGCACTGCCCCTGCTGGCGGCGGTGGTTCCCTGGGGCTACGCATGGCGGACGTACTTTGCCTGGCCGCGGCGTGGGTTCCAGTCGCGACCGGTGTCAGCCTAGGGCCGGACCGGCCATTACCTGCGGAGCATGGGCATGAATGGCATCACCTGGATCCACATCGCCGGCGGCATGGTCGCGCTGGCCACCGGCGCGGTGGCCTTCGCCGTTCGCAAGGGCGGCCGCGTCCACGTGCAGGCCGGCATCGCATTCGCCGTGTCCATGCTCGTTTTGGGCATCACCGCGGCATACCTGTCGCCGCTGCGGACGCC
This genomic interval carries:
- a CDS encoding helix-turn-helix domain-containing protein — translated: MAILVHLDDKLHERRMTLTELAARVDITVANLSILKTGKAKAIRFSTLEAICAALECQPGDLLAFDPTQPPQE